The nucleotide sequence CCAAACCCAATGTCGAGCGCCGCACGGTGCTGCCGCTCCTGATCCACGGCGACGCGGCCTTCGCCGGCCAGGGCGTTGTGGCCGAGTGCCTGGGCCTCTCGGGCCTCAAGGGCCACCGCACCGGCGGCTCGGTGCACTTCATCATCAACAACCAGATCGGCTTCACCACCGATCCGCGCTTCTCGCGCTCCTCGCCCTACCCGTCGGACGTGGCGAAGATGGTGGAGGCCCCGATCTTCCACTGCAACGGCGACGATCCGGAGGCGGTGACCTTCGCCGCCAAGGTCGCGGTCGAGTACCGGCAGAAGTTCGGCAAGCCGGTCGTGATCGACATGCTCTGCTACCGCCGCTTCGGTCACAACGAGGGCGACGAGCCGGCCTTCACCCAGCCGAAGATGTACCAGCGCATCCGCAAGCACCCGACCGCGCTGGAGACCTACGGCCGCAAGCTCGTCGAGAGCGGCGTGCTGACCCAGGAAGCGCTCGACGCCCGCAAGGCCGAGTTCCGCGGCATGCTCGATCAGGAGCTCGACACCGCCACGAACTACAAGGCCAACAAGGCCGACTGGCTCGACGGCCGCTGGTCCGGCTTCAAGGCCGTGCACGAGGACGTGGACGATCCGCGCCGCGGCCGCACCGCCGTGCCGGCCGAGACCCTGCGGGAGATCGGGCAGCGGATCACTCAGGCGCCCCCCGGCTTCCAGCTGCACCGCACGATCCAGCGCTTCCTCGACAACCGCGCCAAGGCGGTCGAGACCGGCCAGGGCATCGACTGGGCAACCGCCGAGGCGCTGGCCTTCGGCTCGATCCTCCTCGACGGCAACCGGGTCCGCCTCTCGGGCCAGGATGTCGAGCGCGGCACCTTCTCGCAGCGCCACGCCGTGGTGATCGACCAGGAGAACGAGCAGCGCTTCACCGCCCTGAACTCGATCCGCGAGGGGCAGGCCAACATCGAGATCATCAACTCGATGCTCTCGGAGGAGGCGGTGCTCGGCTTCGAGTACGGCTACTCGCTGGCCGAGCCGAACGCCCTGGTGCTCTGGGAGGCGCAGTTCGGCGACTTCGCCAACGGCGCGCAGGTCGTGATCGACCAGTTCATCGCGAGCGGCGAGCGCAAGTGGCTGCGCATGTCCGGCCTCGTGATGCTGCTGCCGCACGGCTACGAGGGTCAGGGGCCGGAGCACTCCTCGGCCCGCCTGGAGCGCTACCTGCAGGGCTGCGCCGAGGACAACATGCAGGTCGCCAACTGCACCACGCCGGCGAACTACTTCCACATCCTGCGCCGGCAGCTGAAGCGCGACTTCCGCAAGCCGCTCGTGCTGATGACGCCGAAGTCGCTCCTGCGCCACAAGCGGGCGGTCTCGTCGCTCGACATGCTGGCGGAGGGCTCGACCTTCCACCGCATCCTCTGGGACGACGCCGAGCACGAGTCGAGCGAGCTGAAGCTCGTGCGCGACGACAAGATCCGCCGCGTCGTGCTCTGCTCGGGCAAGGTCTATTACGACTTGCTTGAAGAGCGCGAGAAGCGGGGCGTCAACGACGTCTACCTGCTGCGCGTCGAGCAGCTCTACCCGTTCCCGCTCAAGGCGCTTGCCCACGAGATGGGCCGCTTCCGCAACGCGGAGGTGATCTGGTGCCAGGAGGAGCCCAAGAACATGGGCGCGTGGTCCTTCGTCGAGCCCTATCTCGAGTGGGTGCTGGGCCAGGCGGGCTCCGCCGTGAAGCGCCCGCGCTATGTCGGGCGTCCGGCCTCGGCCTCCACGGCGGTCGGCCTGATGTCGAAGCACCAGGCGCAGCTCCAGGCCTTCCTCAACGAGGCCCTGGCGGTCTGACCGAACCCCGATGCCCTATTTCCTGCTCCGCCTCGAGCCGCCGCGTCCGAGCTTCCCGTTCGATGCGACGGACGCCGAGAAGGCCCTGTTCTCCGAGCACGCGGCCTACTGGATCGACCGCGCGGAGCGGGGGCAGGCCGTGGCGGTCGGGCCCGTCTTCGACGCCGCCGGCACCTGGGGCCTCGCCCTGGTGGAGGCGGCCGACGACGCGGGCGCCCGCGCGCTCGGGGCCGACGACCCCGTCATCCGGGCGGGAGCCGGCTTCGCCTACACCCTCTCGGCCGTTCCAAACCTGATTCTGCGGCGTTGAGGCCGCGAACCGACAGCCACAGGAGGCCCCCCGCGGGGCAGTGAGAGCATGGCAACCGACATCCTCGTCCCGACGCTCGGCGAATCCGTGAGCGAGGCCACGATCGGCCGCTGGTTCAAGAAGCCCGGCGACACGGTCGCGGCCGACGAGCCCCTGGTGGAGCTGGAGACCGACAAGGTCACCCTGGAGGTCAACGCCCCGGCAGCCGGCCAGCTCGGCGAGATCTTGGTGAAGGACGGCGAGACGGTGGAGCCCGGCGCGTTGCTCGGTTCGATCGTCGAGGCGGGCGCCGGTGGGGCCAAGAGCGAGGCGAAAGCCGCCCCGAAGGAGGCCGCCGAGACCAAGGCCGAGAGCCGCAGCGAGGCCCCGAAGCAGGGCGGCTCCGCTAAGGCAGAACCCCCGAAGGAATCCTCGGCCGGCTACGGCAGCCACGGCGAGGGTGCTCCGCCGCAGGCCGGCCGCCCGGTCGGCGACAACGGCCCGGCGGTCGCCAAGCTCGCCCGCGAGTCGGGCGTCGATCCCTCGGGCGTGAACGGCAGCGGCAAGGACGGCCGCGTCACCAAGGGCGACATGCTCGGCGCCATCGCGAAGGGGCCGTCGCAGGCGGCGCCGGCCAAAGAGGCCCGGCCCACCCTGCCCCGCGCCCCGTCCGCGCCGGACGATGCCGCGCGCGAGGAGCGCGTGCGCATGACGAAGCTGCGCCAGACCATCGCGCGCCGCCTCAAGGACGCGCAGGACACTGCCGCGATGCTGACGACGTTCAACGACGTCGACATGTCGGCCGTGATGGCGATGCGCGCGCAGTACAAGGATATCTTCGAGAAGAAGCACGGCACAAAGCTCGGCTTCATGGGCTTCTTCACCAAGGCGGTGATCGGCGCGCTCAAGGACGTGCCGGCGGTCAACGCCGAGATCGACGGGCAGGATCTCGTCTACAAGAACTACTACCACATCGGCATCGCGGTCGGCACCGACAAGGGCCTCGTCGTGCCGGTGGTGCGCGACGCCGACGACCTCTCGATCGCCGGCATCGAGAAGAAGATCGCGGGCTTCGGCAAGAAGGCGCGCGACGGCAAGCTCTCCATCGAGGAGATGCAGGGCGGCACCTTCACGATCACCAACGGCGGCATCTACGGCTCGCTGATGTCGACGCCGATCCTCAACGCGCCGCAATCGGGCATCCTCGGCATGCACCGGATCGAGGAGCGTCCGGTCGTGCGGGGCGGCAAGATCGAGGCGCGGCCGATGATGTACCTCGCCCTCTCCTACGATCACCGGATCGTGGACGGGAAGGAGGCCGTGACCTTCCTGGTGCGCGTGAAGGAGGCCCTGGAGGATCCGGCGCGCCTTGTTCTCGACCTCTAAGGTCGGTCGTCTCGCGGTGCCCGCTCTCGCGAGCGGGCCCGCCTCCGCGGCGGGCGATGTCGAACCGCTGCAATGGTTCTCTGGGACCCTATCCTCGGCGTCGTTCCTGGCGGCGCTCTGCCTCGTGTTGATCGCCATCTTCTATTCGACACGCTGGCTGATCCACCTCCTTCTCCGCCGCATCAGGTAGACCGCATGTCCTACGATCTCGTCGTCATCGGCACCGGCCCCGGGGGCTATGTCTGCGCCATCCGGGCGGCCCAGCTCGGGCTGAAGACCGCGGTGGTCGAGAAGCGGGCGACCCATGGCGGCACCTGCCTCAACGTGGGCTGCATCCCGTCCAAGGCTCTGCTGCACGCCTCGGAAGCCTTCGACGAGGCCAACCACCACTTCGCCGATCTCGGCATCGAGGTGAGCGGGGTGAAGCTCGACCTCAAGAAGATGATGAGCTTCAAGTCGGAAGGGGTCGCCGGCAACACCAAGGGCGTCGAGTTCCTGCTCAAGAAGAACAAGGTCGACACCTACCACGGCACCGGCCGCATCGCCGGGGCCGGGCGCGTCGAGGTCGTCTCCGAGGACGGCGGCAACCAGATGCTGGAGACGAAGAACATCGTCATCGCCACGGGCTCGGATGTCGCCAAGCTTCCGGGCATCGAGATCGACGAGCAGGTGGTGGTCTCCTCCACCGGCGCGCTCGAACTGGACAAGGTGCCGAAGAAGCTCCTCGTCATCGGCGCGGGCGTGATCGGGCTCGAACTCGGCTCGGTCTGGCGGCGCCTCGGCGCCGACGTCACCGTGGTCGAGTATCTCGACCGGGTGCTGCCGGGCATGGACGGCGAGGTCGGCAAGCAGTTCCAGCGCATCCTGACCAAGCAGGGCCTCGCCTTCCGGCTCTCCACCAAGGTCACGGGCGTCGAGGTGGCTAAGAAGGGCGCGAAGGTCACGGTCGAGCCGGCGCAGGGCGGCGCGGCCGAGACGCTGGAGGCCGACGTGGTTCTGGTCGCCATCGGCCGCGTGCCCTACACGCAGGGCCTCGGCCTGGAGACGGTCGGCGTGCAGACCGACGACCGGGGCCGCATCCAGACGGACGAGCACTTCGCCACCAACGTCACCGGCATCTACGCGATCGGCGACGTGATCGCCGGCCCGATGCTCGCCCACAAGGCCGAGGACGAGGGCGTGGCGGTGGCCGAGATCCTGGCCGGCCAGTCGGGCCACGTGAACTACGCGGTGATCCCGAACGTGGTCTACACCTTCCCGGAGGTCGCCTCGGTCGGCAAGACCGAGGAGGAGCTGAAAAAGGACGGCATCAGTTACAACGCCGGCAAGTTCCCCTTCACGGCCAACGGCCGCGCCAAGGCCAACGGGACCACGGACGGCTTCGTGAAGGTGCTGGCGGATGCGGCAAGCGACCGGGTGCTCGGCGTACACATCGTCGGGGCGGATGCCGGCAACCTGATCGCCGAGGTCGCGGTGGCGATGGAGTTCGGCGCATCCTCGGAGGACATCGCCCGCACCTGCCACGCCCACCCGACCCTCACGGAAGCCGTGAAGGAGGCCGCCCTCGCGGTCTCCAAGCGCGCGATCCACGTCTGAGGTTGGAATCCCGAAGGACCTCGGGCCCTTCGGTGGAATCCGGGGCCACGCCCCGGGTCAGTGCCGCGCCGGGCGGGGCTCCTCCAGCACCGGCGCGAGGCCGAGCTGGCGGGCCAGCGAGACGAGGTCCTTCAGGCGCCCGGTCTGGGTCTTCCGGCGCAGGTTCAGCCGGTGGGTCTCGACCGTGCGCACGCTGAGCGCGAGGCGGCGGGCGACCTCCTTGTTGCTGAAGCCCGCGCTGAGGAAGCGCAGCACCTCCGCCTCCCGCGGGGTCAGGCCGAGCGCCTCGCCGGATTCCGCCGCCGGCTCGGCGCCCGGGCCCGAGAGGCAGGCCTGTCCGGCGGCGAGCGCCAGGATCGCCGCGCTGAGCTCGCGCGGGTGGCCCGAGCGGGCGATCACGGCGTCCGTTCCGGCCGCGAGCAGGGCCCCGAGCTCGGCGCCGGAGAGCGCCTGGAACGCGGCGAGGATCCGCAGCCGCGGCTGCCGCTCCCTCAGGGCGCCGATGCGGGAGAGCCCGTCGGCGATGCGCCGCTCGTCGATGAAGACCAGCGCGACGAGGCGCTCGGGACCGGCCTCCTCGAGATCCGCCTCCTGCACGGTCTGGAGTTCGGGCAGGTGTTCGAGCGTCGCCCGAACGGTCGGACACAGATCCTGCGGCTCATCCACGATCAGCACGCCCACCGCAGCACTCATGACCCCTCGCCCTCTCTTCCCGCTATGAGACGGCTTCGCCGTTCCCGGGGGACAGGGTTCAAGATCGAGTCCAAGTGAATTCTGGATCTGTTAAGGTTTACGCAGGGCTATTCCGAAGGAGCGTGCCGCAACGGTTGGTTAAGGACTGTCCCGGGTTCGGACAAGCGAGTCGACCCCCCGGGGAAGTCTGTGCCGATACGATCCGAAGTCAGCCTGCGCGGGCGAGGATCAGGTCGGTTGCCGCCGAGACCACGCGGTCGCGGCCGCCGGTCTTGGCCTCGTAGAGGGCGATGTCGGCCCGCTTCACCAGTGCCTCGACCGAGTCGCCCTCCGTCCAGGTGCTGACGCCGAAGCTGCAGGTGAGCCGCACCGGGCCGCGATTGCCGCGGATGCGCAGGTCGCGCGCCTTCAGACAGAGCCGCCGGGCGACCGCCTCGGCGGCCTCCAGTCCCGTATCGGCGAGCGCGAGGGCGAATTCCTCGCCGCCGAGCCGGCCCGCCCGGCCCTCCTCGGCGATCAGCTTGGCCACCGCCTGGATCGCCCGGTCGCCGATATCGTGGCCGTGCTCGTCGTTGATGCGCTTGAAATGGTCGATGTCGGCCAGGATCATCGAGAGGCGGCCGTGGTTGCCCGCCCGGTCCGCGCTCTGGTTGGCCTCGGCAAAGAAGGCGCGCCGGTTCAGGAGGCCGCTCAGCGGGTCGGTCTCGGCAAGGCGGATCAGGTGGTCCTGCAGCGTGGTCAGGCGCTCGGCGGCGCGCAGGCGCGCGTGCAACTCCTCGGCGCAGGGCGGCTTGTCGATGAAGTCGTCGGCACCGCTATCGAGGGCTTCGGCCAGCGTGCGCTCGTTGCGGGCCGACGACATGGTGATGACGTAGAGGGGGCGGCGCTCGTCGGCGAGCAGTCGCGCGGACCAGCACAGTTCGAGGCCGCTCAAGGGCCGCACCTGCAGGCTGGTGATGAGCACGCGGATCTCGGGCCGCTCGGTCAGGAAGGTGAGCGCCTCCGCCGAGTCCGTGAAGCAGTGGACGCTGTGCCCGCGCGGTTCGAGCAGCCCCGCCACGATCTTCAGGACGACACGGCTGGAATCGACGATGACGATGTTCATGGACAGCCTTCCGGCAGCGATCGGCCCTGCGGTGGAGTGTGGCGCAGAATGATTAATGGCCTCTCCACGGCTCGGTGGGGCCGGCCGTGAGCGCGCCTCCGGTCACGCCGGACGGGCGCTACATCGTGGTGCGGGGGCGGCTGTGGCGGCGCGCCGATCCCGGGCTGACGGAGGCCGCGCGGGCGCGGGCGGTCGCGGCGCTGATGACGGCGCGGCGGGCCGTGCGCGTCGCCAAGGCCGCGGAGCGGGCCGGTGACCCGGGAGCGTTCGAAGCGCTCCGCGCGGCGCGGGCCGCCGTGCAGGGGGCCAAGGAGGCGCTCGGCGAGCGCGGCCCGGTCTGGTGGGACGACGGCGCCCCGGACGAGACCCGGCGGCTCGCGCGCAACACGCGCTACGCCACGTGGTTCGCCGGCCTCGCGGGCGCGGAGGAAGGGTGAGCCGGGCCCCCGTGGGCCCGAATCAGCGCCGCGGGACCTGAACCTCGATGACACGCACGCCCGCGGGGCGGTAGCCGCCCGCCTCTGCAGACGACCAGCCGCCGCCCGCGTCGCGCGCGAGAATGCGGGGGCCGGGCGCGGGCCGGCGCGCCGGCTCGCGGGCGTTGATCACGGTGAGCGTCGGCTCGCCCACGGGGGCCGGCGGGATCCCGGAGACGGTCGGCACGCCGTAGGTGCCGTAGCTCCAGGCCGGCGGCACGATCTCGCTGGGCCGCGGGAAGCGTGTGAGCGGCGCGCCGATATAGGCCCCGCGCACCGCTTCGTCGGCGAAGCCGTACCGGGGCGCCCCGTATCCGTAAGCCGGCGCGTAGGCGGTCCCGTACCCGGCGCCGTGGCCGTACCGGTACGGCTCGACCGCGCCCGCGCCCCCGATCCCGACCGCCAGGGCGAGCGCGGCGAGCGCCGCTCGGGTCACGTGTGCCGACATGCTGATCCTCCGGCGC is from Methylobacterium radiodurans and encodes:
- a CDS encoding response regulator transcription factor, which produces MSAAVGVLIVDEPQDLCPTVRATLEHLPELQTVQEADLEEAGPERLVALVFIDERRIADGLSRIGALRERQPRLRILAAFQALSGAELGALLAAGTDAVIARSGHPRELSAAILALAAGQACLSGPGAEPAAESGEALGLTPREAEVLRFLSAGFSNKEVARRLALSVRTVETHRLNLRRKTQTGRLKDLVSLARQLGLAPVLEEPRPARH
- a CDS encoding diguanylate cyclase; this translates as MNIVIVDSSRVVLKIVAGLLEPRGHSVHCFTDSAEALTFLTERPEIRVLITSLQVRPLSGLELCWSARLLADERRPLYVITMSSARNERTLAEALDSGADDFIDKPPCAEELHARLRAAERLTTLQDHLIRLAETDPLSGLLNRRAFFAEANQSADRAGNHGRLSMILADIDHFKRINDEHGHDIGDRAIQAVAKLIAEEGRAGRLGGEEFALALADTGLEAAEAVARRLCLKARDLRIRGNRGPVRLTCSFGVSTWTEGDSVEALVKRADIALYEAKTGGRDRVVSAATDLILARAG
- the odhB gene encoding 2-oxoglutarate dehydrogenase complex dihydrolipoyllysine-residue succinyltransferase, translating into MATDILVPTLGESVSEATIGRWFKKPGDTVAADEPLVELETDKVTLEVNAPAAGQLGEILVKDGETVEPGALLGSIVEAGAGGAKSEAKAAPKEAAETKAESRSEAPKQGGSAKAEPPKESSAGYGSHGEGAPPQAGRPVGDNGPAVAKLARESGVDPSGVNGSGKDGRVTKGDMLGAIAKGPSQAAPAKEARPTLPRAPSAPDDAAREERVRMTKLRQTIARRLKDAQDTAAMLTTFNDVDMSAVMAMRAQYKDIFEKKHGTKLGFMGFFTKAVIGALKDVPAVNAEIDGQDLVYKNYYHIGIAVGTDKGLVVPVVRDADDLSIAGIEKKIAGFGKKARDGKLSIEEMQGGTFTITNGGIYGSLMSTPILNAPQSGILGMHRIEERPVVRGGKIEARPMMYLALSYDHRIVDGKEAVTFLVRVKEALEDPARLVLDL
- a CDS encoding YciI family protein; the protein is MPYFLLRLEPPRPSFPFDATDAEKALFSEHAAYWIDRAERGQAVAVGPVFDAAGTWGLALVEAADDAGARALGADDPVIRAGAGFAYTLSAVPNLILRR
- a CDS encoding 2-oxoglutarate dehydrogenase E1 component, which codes for MARQDLNEALLETSFLYGGNAAYIEELQAAYARNPASVDPEWQNFFKALGEDETLVEKNAKGASWTKPNWPVPLNGEIVSALDGNWSALEKGLGEKILAKDAKPGKPADGAAVVARTGVSVEQATKDSVRAIMLIRAYRMRGHLHAKLDPLGLAPRGDHEELHPQHYGFTEADWDRQIFLDNVLGLEFGTIREIVDILERTYCQTLGVEFMHISDPAEKAWLQERIEGKDKEISFTPEGRRAILNKLIEAEGFEKFLDLKYTGTKRFGLDGGEAMIPALEQIIKRGGALGVREIVLGMAHRGRLNVLTNVMAKPFRAVFHEFKGGSASPAEVEGSGDVKYHLGASSDRSFDGNNVHLSLTANPSHLEIVDPVVLGKVRAKQDQWAKPNVERRTVLPLLIHGDAAFAGQGVVAECLGLSGLKGHRTGGSVHFIINNQIGFTTDPRFSRSSPYPSDVAKMVEAPIFHCNGDDPEAVTFAAKVAVEYRQKFGKPVVIDMLCYRRFGHNEGDEPAFTQPKMYQRIRKHPTALETYGRKLVESGVLTQEALDARKAEFRGMLDQELDTATNYKANKADWLDGRWSGFKAVHEDVDDPRRGRTAVPAETLREIGQRITQAPPGFQLHRTIQRFLDNRAKAVETGQGIDWATAEALAFGSILLDGNRVRLSGQDVERGTFSQRHAVVIDQENEQRFTALNSIREGQANIEIINSMLSEEAVLGFEYGYSLAEPNALVLWEAQFGDFANGAQVVIDQFIASGERKWLRMSGLVMLLPHGYEGQGPEHSSARLERYLQGCAEDNMQVANCTTPANYFHILRRQLKRDFRKPLVLMTPKSLLRHKRAVSSLDMLAEGSTFHRILWDDAEHESSELKLVRDDKIRRVVLCSGKVYYDLLEEREKRGVNDVYLLRVEQLYPFPLKALAHEMGRFRNAEVIWCQEEPKNMGAWSFVEPYLEWVLGQAGSAVKRPRYVGRPASASTAVGLMSKHQAQLQAFLNEALAV
- the lpdA gene encoding dihydrolipoyl dehydrogenase; translation: MSYDLVVIGTGPGGYVCAIRAAQLGLKTAVVEKRATHGGTCLNVGCIPSKALLHASEAFDEANHHFADLGIEVSGVKLDLKKMMSFKSEGVAGNTKGVEFLLKKNKVDTYHGTGRIAGAGRVEVVSEDGGNQMLETKNIVIATGSDVAKLPGIEIDEQVVVSSTGALELDKVPKKLLVIGAGVIGLELGSVWRRLGADVTVVEYLDRVLPGMDGEVGKQFQRILTKQGLAFRLSTKVTGVEVAKKGAKVTVEPAQGGAAETLEADVVLVAIGRVPYTQGLGLETVGVQTDDRGRIQTDEHFATNVTGIYAIGDVIAGPMLAHKAEDEGVAVAEILAGQSGHVNYAVIPNVVYTFPEVASVGKTEEELKKDGISYNAGKFPFTANGRAKANGTTDGFVKVLADAASDRVLGVHIVGADAGNLIAEVAVAMEFGASSEDIARTCHAHPTLTEAVKEAALAVSKRAIHV